The genomic region TCACGTGATCACCCGCTTGCAGACCACCTTCGACCACCCAGTTCGGGCCCTGCATGCCCGTCGTCTTCAGCGGACGCGGCTCGACCTTGTTGCTGGCGTTCACCACCATCGCGATCGCCTGACCCTTCTGGTCATGCGTGACGCCGATCTGCGGCACCAGGAACGCGTTCTCGTTCACGCCTTCCTCGATCCGTGCACGCACGAACATGCCCGGCAGCAGCACCTTGCCCGGGTTCGGGAAGACCGCGCGGATCGTCACCGAGCCGGTGGTCTGGTCGACCGTCACGTCCGAGAACTGCAGCTTGCCCGGCTCCGAATAGGTCTTGCCGTCTTCCAGGATCAGCGACACCTTCGCCGCGCCCGGGCCGGACGTCTTCAGGCGCCCGCTCTGTACGTCCTGACGCAGCTTCAGCCCTTCGAGGCTCGATTGCGTGAGGTCCACATACACCGGGTCGAGCTGCTGCACCGTCGACATCAGCGTCGCCTGGCTCGCCTGCACGTATGCGCCCGGCGTCACCTGCGAGATGCCGACGCGGCCGGTGATCGGCGACACGACATCGGTATAGCCGAGGTTGATCTGCGCGGTATCGACCGCCGCCTTGCCGGCCGCGACGTCCGCCGCGGCCTGGCCTTGCGTGGCCACCGCGTTGTCGTAGTCCTGCTTGCTGACCGCGTTCGCGGCCACCAGCACCTTGTAGCGTGCGACCAGCGCGTTCTGCGTGACGAGGTTCGCCTGCGCCTTCGCGAGCGTTGCCTTCGCGCTGTTCAGCGCGGCGATGTAAGGCGCCGGGTCGATCTTGTAGAGGCGCTGACCGGCCTTGACGTCGGTGCCTTCGGTGAATTCACGGCGCAGCACGATGCCGTCGACCCGCGCGCGGACCTGCGCGACGAGGAACGCGCTGGTGCGGCCCGGCAGGTCGGTGAAGACCGGTACGGCTTGCGGCTGGACGGTGACGACGCCGACTTCCGGCGTTTGCGGCGGCGGTGCCGATTCTTTTTTCCCGCACGCGGCCAGGAAAACGGCGGCCGTTGCGGCAGTGATTAAGCGGTATGGAACCCGTTCGACGCGCATGGAGCGACCTCTCGCAAATAGACGACCTTCAATTGGAATCACCAGATCTCCTCGTAACCTGCACGCGCGGCCGGAATGCTGTCGCGTCCTGTTTGCCGCGGATGCGGTCGCGTATGTCGGGCGTTCGTTGCGCCCTGCGGAGCGTTCGTTCGTCGAACTGCTTCCGTGGAAAAAGCGTCATGAGCCCGGCACTGGCGGGCGGGCGTTGCCGCGGCGACCAACCGGGCCGCTAACTCGCGGGCCGGAACGCGGTGCCGGCGAATTCGATGAATGCCCGTGCAGCGGCCGGCAGATGCGCGGTACGCGCATGCGCGAGCTTCAGCGTGACGGGCGCAAGCGAGTGAACCGGTGCAACGCGCACCAGCGCACCGTCCGCCAGATCGGCGTCGACGAGATACGCGGGCAGCACTGCGGCGCCCATGCCGGCCACGGCCAGCCGCCGTGCCATCTCGAGATGGCCGACTCCCTGACTGCCGCCGGGCGTCGCGTCGGGCCGGAACGCAGCCGCATCGTCGCCACCGGCGGCCGGCAGATCGAGCCGCACGGCCGCAAGATCGGGCCAGTCGCCCGACGCAGCCGCGCCGCCGTGTGCGGCGACATAACCCGGTGCCGCGACGCGCACGGATTCGTAAGAGGCCAGCGTGTGCAACGCGTGCGCACCTGTCACCGGCATGCCGTCGGTCAGGAACGCAACGTCGATGTCTTCGGATGTCAGATCGACATGTGCGTCGGTCAGCGTCACGGTCGGCCGCACGTCCGGGAACCGGCTCACGAAACGATCGAGCAACGCGCTCAACTGGCTGAGCCCGAACGCGACCGGCGCGGCAATGCGCAGCGCGCCTTCCGGCTTGCTGCCCATCGCGACGAAACGACCGTCGATCTCGTCGATCGCCCCGAGAATCCGTTCGACGCGCGTGAGATACAACTCGCCGATTTCCGTCAGCGACTGGTGGCAGGTGCTGCGTTGAAGCAGGCGTGCACCAAGGCGCGTCTCGAGCGCATCGACCAGCCGGCTCGCCATCGCCGTCGACACGCGCAGCCGCGTCGCCGCCCGGCGAAAACCGCCTTCCCTTGCCACCGTCACGAATGCCCGAATCGATTGAAGTTGGTCCATTTGTCCGGATTCCCCTGCGCGGTCGGCCGCCTGGACGCGCACACCCGCTGCCACGTCCCGACCGACATGGGACGGCCCGGCCAATGCGGCGGCACCGACGCCGGCCACGCCGGATCGGTCGGTGCGCTCGCGCCGGACGCGCACCGGCATGCAACGGACGCAAGCCGGCCTCGGCTGGCCCGATGCACGAATATTCGAATAGCAGTCCTGAGTCTCTTGCAGCGATTCACAGCGGCAACGCCGGCGGCATCCGTCGGCCTGGCGACGCTCATACCTGCATCACCCGAGCGCACTGGAACACGTTTCTTTCAGCAGGTGCAATGGTATGAAAACCGCCGGAAATTGGCTTGCCTGATCCTGCGATTGTTTTGCCTTAATTTCCGAATTTGTGCGCTGCACACTGCGCAACGACGGGCAATACGGCCGCCGGCCGTGCAGATCCGGATGATTGGGCTGATTTCCAACAGATTTAGGCAATCACGTGCGCGCGACTCGCCGTACGATGTGACCGCCACGCCAGCCACCTGCCGAGACACCGACGGGGAATCGCAGTCGCGCACCTTGCACCGCCCCCTCGGTCATCCGCTCACGCAATATGGAAATCGACGCCCGAACGACGCCGCTACAGCGCACCACACCTGATCACGACCCTCAGTCGCCCACAGCCCGGCTCGCTGCGCTGATCGCCGCCTATGCACCGCACGACGGCACGTTCGAGCTCCCGGTGCGTGGCTTGCGCATCGCACGCGTGTCCGCGTCGCCGCCACACTGGAACCATGGCGTGCACCACGCGTGCCTGAGCATCGTCGGACAAGGCGCGAAATCGACACGGGTCGGCGACGCCGCCTACGTGATCGACGAATCGCGGATGCTGGTTACGACTGCCGACTTGCCCGCCACCGGCCGCGTGACGCGCGCGAGCCTGGCTGAGCCGTTTCTTTACGCACAACTGGAACTCGACCCGGCCCGCATCGCGGCGCTCACACCACGCGTGTTTCCGCGCGGGCTGCCGAAGGCCGTCGACTGCGGCGCACTCGACACGCACGATGCGCCACCCGAAATCATCGACGCCATCGCGCGGCTGATGCAACTGATCGCACAACCCGACGACATCGACCTGCTCGCGCCGCTGATCGTCGACGAAATCCTCATCCGGCTGCTGCGCGGCCCGTCGGGTGCGCGCGTCGCGCAGGTCGGTCAGGTCGACTCGACGACACAGCGCATCTCGCGTGCGGTCGCCTGGATCCGCGACCACTACCTCGATCCGATGACGGTCGAATCACTCGCGCGACAGGTGGACATGAGCCCGTCGACGTTCCATCACCACTTCCGCGCGGTCACGTCGATGAGCCCGTTGCAATGCCAGAAGATGCTGCGGCTGCAGGAGGCGCGCCGCCTGATGTGCCTGTCGGCAATGGATGCGCAGCAGGCGTGCCGCAGTGTCGGCTATGTGAGCGCGTCGCAGTTCAGCCGCGAATACGCACGCCTCTTCGGCGATGCGCCGGGCCGCGATGTCGTGAAGCTGCGCGACCAGACGGTGCCGCTATCCCGCGTCGCGCCGTAGGCCACGCACGTCACGTGCGCGGCACCCATGCACCGAACCAACGATGTTCGATATCGAAAGCAAGCACTTTCACAAAGGCCGGCCGGTTGCCCGCGCATCCTTGGTCGAGCCGGTCGTGCAGATGAATTCGATACCCGGCTCAAATACAGGACTGCATATTATTGGTTCGATTGACGCGCAGCGTCATCCTCGCGCGCCGATGGCGCGACTTCAGGACGTGCAGGAAGCGTTCAGCGCAGCCTCGTCGGTGGACAGCATTTCGGGTACGCATTCACGCAGAAAATCGACGAACGTGCGGATTTTCGCATCGAGATACTGGCGCGATGCGTACAGCGTGTAGACGGTCAGCTTCTGCAAGCGGTAGTCGGGCAGCACGCGCACCAGCGCGCCGCTCGCAAGCGCGGGCAGTGCCGACGACATCGGCAGCGAACCGATGCCGAGGCCGGCGCGCAATGCGGCGCCGAGCGCATCGGCGATGTTCACCTGGAAATCTGGCAACGGCAGGTCGAACGTCTCGGGGCCGTCGGGGCCGTCGAGATGCCAGCGATCGCGCGGAAATACGGGCGTGACGATCTGCAGGCACGCGTGGCCGTCGAGCT from Burkholderia cepacia ATCC 25416 harbors:
- a CDS encoding efflux RND transporter periplasmic adaptor subunit, giving the protein MRVERVPYRLITAATAAVFLAACGKKESAPPPQTPEVGVVTVQPQAVPVFTDLPGRTSAFLVAQVRARVDGIVLRREFTEGTDVKAGQRLYKIDPAPYIAALNSAKATLAKAQANLVTQNALVARYKVLVAANAVSKQDYDNAVATQGQAAADVAAGKAAVDTAQINLGYTDVVSPITGRVGISQVTPGAYVQASQATLMSTVQQLDPVYVDLTQSSLEGLKLRQDVQSGRLKTSGPGAAKVSLILEDGKTYSEPGKLQFSDVTVDQTTGSVTIRAVFPNPGKVLLPGMFVRARIEEGVNENAFLVPQIGVTHDQKGQAIAMVVNASNKVEPRPLKTTGMQGPNWVVEGGLQAGDHVIVQGADKVRPGATVKTVAAQLAPAPDAASGTPASAANASGAAPASTVANAAASSTAASSAQ
- a CDS encoding LysR family transcriptional regulator; amino-acid sequence: MDQLQSIRAFVTVAREGGFRRAATRLRVSTAMASRLVDALETRLGARLLQRSTCHQSLTEIGELYLTRVERILGAIDEIDGRFVAMGSKPEGALRIAAPVAFGLSQLSALLDRFVSRFPDVRPTVTLTDAHVDLTSEDIDVAFLTDGMPVTGAHALHTLASYESVRVAAPGYVAAHGGAAASGDWPDLAAVRLDLPAAGGDDAAAFRPDATPGGSQGVGHLEMARRLAVAGMGAAVLPAYLVDADLADGALVRVAPVHSLAPVTLKLAHARTAHLPAAARAFIEFAGTAFRPAS
- a CDS encoding AraC family transcriptional regulator, which produces MEIDARTTPLQRTTPDHDPQSPTARLAALIAAYAPHDGTFELPVRGLRIARVSASPPHWNHGVHHACLSIVGQGAKSTRVGDAAYVIDESRMLVTTADLPATGRVTRASLAEPFLYAQLELDPARIAALTPRVFPRGLPKAVDCGALDTHDAPPEIIDAIARLMQLIAQPDDIDLLAPLIVDEILIRLLRGPSGARVAQVGQVDSTTQRISRAVAWIRDHYLDPMTVESLARQVDMSPSTFHHHFRAVTSMSPLQCQKMLRLQEARRLMCLSAMDAQQACRSVGYVSASQFSREYARLFGDAPGRDVVKLRDQTVPLSRVAP